From the Saccharomycodes ludwigii strain NBRC 1722 chromosome I, whole genome shotgun sequence genome, one window contains:
- the TRM732 gene encoding tRNA methylation protein TRM732 (similar to Saccharomyces cerevisiae YMR259C | TRM732 | Transfer RNA Methyltransferase) — protein sequence MTVNSLTSIKLFLLDIKPDKLAKNQNQIITTQDQLLAAYPKIFNSLLNCNGENEKERVIITDTLSIWYTRCIKLYDLKICTVEFQKEIKRLLLSPSSQNLCDKNYIFIFRFVVDFWSDSGSALANSLKDLFNKLVLMLSKYYHECFEEILTDWLKEAVLSISKIMRVRYFIISTLLNELESSDIVKNVILENDPDFITSSLQTMITSNALCSPIGKCLATVLIKIYKENQSWWFELWVPQIINILSIESLNDSNILKNVQLYLLIPIFKKNSTIFHTFVSKYVVPINNTQLLLLLLKIGQDLGIEQEPFHKSQLISLQNLEKLLLQDKYKLDAFELLTTSVKKSRLIQPYIYKILQKNIYVFFMDFNVASRNYFHSSFKRFLYRIRDSSCALYRTAIKLKKASNKFPEEQRFNMEQVENGKKFIEFCIQFIKFQLLPNSQYQRVFLAMKILMDLIESGVDNTVPVKYLASKQNPVDWPYSISLFDDTLVRLVCDNLVNNYDDVREISLKICLVILSTPKCNLIRMDLLLDKGLKMLHYYTSSETGAQLVKLVFLIHQKQQSKKNVPLINLLLNDLSMGLKLVDKSFDGILESPVSGTFTALALITPVLDFNEKNIHDEAPNPKEFVSQCLSNIGYIWEIVLEILCHDSFQNDISDKYRDIQDNQLIVSFAFRSIKESSFLLENLIKYAPLTDQQLISVGDLLIEQLTTIRHSGAFQAVAPTFVACCDKTMAQIPEQVKVWVLSNVTSLESKSQAITRRSGGLPFLISAMLSSEKTDGRPLLKFTFEKLLEISQVPIVEHEDRLDLPQVNAFNCIKALFVESRLSDTCIDFSCPLLKLCLNNFNSPIWAMRNCSIMLFAALQNKLFGKLGRNTNARLFFSKYKSIRELLLEKLENSIRNIEITGCDGGNNSESVESLFLVLTIISRLKKTPGYTGLDDFKDLIIKCLGNNTWKIREMAARALCSVVVASDCEDLVKFLFLKELGEFPLANQNRLHGILLVVKEFLNNGYSIKPLLILNFTPTLFYINQCPTTCKIFIELITELSNFDNINITIPFVSQWFVAHYNIPDLNGSLQLLLKSVIEYLLKFETDRERLQDVLLLGLHSTSFEVQFSTLDYINNSSMDRETIEHIKPRLLEIFENNQNWTYLRSRVLFSLQKIKIALNPEILFSILQNQDESDDLKCNALQSLGGFVKDWDKEYWALINIYSKDKVELPFRLACVHSLKNYYESSKSELCLFYITQFLFDDDEDIRSFASSILSKVLDVDSDIPIVLAKKFFEKNKDCMFLIARDIIEKYLKPLTFNILKATDNFNDELFAAEEDNIVRNVPELLNIMLYAKSNIINNAESKKLLDAKADQLTEQLSETRIDDSILGWGSDPELFKNISILLILTYNSDKLRYIEIKKLLEKHNCGYIVDSLNLSNV from the coding sequence ATGACAGTCAATAGTCTTACATCTATCAAGCTATTTTTACTTGATATCAAGCCAGACAAACTAGCCAAGAaccaaaatcaaataattacAACACAGGATCAATTATTAGCCGCCTatccaaaaatatttaattccTTGCTAAATTGTAATGGGGAAAATGAGAAAGAACGTGTTATCATTACAGATACTTTAAGTATATGGTATACCAGGTGTATCAAATTGtatgatttaaaaatttgtaCAGTAGAATTCCAAAAGGAGATCAAacgattattattatcaccatCATCACAAAACTTATgtgataaaaattatatctttatttttagatttgTCGTTGACTTTTGGAGTGATAGTGGTTCTGCACTGGCTAACTCATTGAAAGATctgtttaataaattagtTTTAATGTTGTCCAAATACTATCATGAATGCTTTGAAGAAATCTTAACTGATTGGTTGAAGGAGGCTGTTTTGAGTATAAGTAAAATAATGAGAGTTCGCTATTTTATCATATCTacattattaaatgaaCTGGAATCATCTGATATTGTAAAAAATGTAATACTAGAAAATGATCCGGATTTTATCACTTCTTCTCTACAAACAATGATTACTTCAAATGCTCTATGCTCACCCATTGGTAAATGTTTAGCCActgttttaattaaaatatacaaagaaaatcaaAGCTGGTGGTTTGAATTATGGGTTCCACAAATTATCAATATTCTCTCAATTGAGTCTCTAAACGATTCCAATATCTTGAAAAATGTTCAATTATACCTACTAATTCCGatctttaaaaagaatTCAACCATATTTCACACATTTGTTTCTAAATATGTTGtaccaataaataatacccagttattgctattgctattaaaaattggACAAGACTTGGGTATTGAACAGGAGCCATTTCATAAAAGCCAATTGATTAGTTTgcaaaatttggaaaaattacTACTACAAGATAAGTATAAATTGGATGCATTTGAATTGTTAACCACCAGTGTTAAAAAATCCAGACTCATTCAGCCCTATATTTACAAGATcttgcaaaaaaatatctatgtattttttatggATTTTAATGTTGCGAGTAGAAATTATTTCCATAGTAGCTTTAAACGTTTTCTTTATAGAATAAGGGATTCTTCGTGTGCCTTGTATAGAACCGCCatcaaattgaaaaaagccTCAAACAAGTTTCCAGAAGAACAAAGATTTAATATGGAACAGGTTGAAAACGGtaaaaaattcattgaATTTTGTAttcaatttatcaaatttcAACTTTTACCCAATTCACAATATCAAAGAGTTTTTTTAGccatgaaaatattaatggaTCTAATCGAATCTGGTGTTGATAATACAGTTCCTGTGAAATATTTAGcttcaaaacaaaaccCCGTTGATTGGCCGTATTCTATTTCGTTATTTGACGACACTTTAGTTAGATTAGTCTGTGATAATTTGGTCAATAATTATGACGATGTTAGAGAAATTTCTCTCAAGATTTGTTTGGTTATATTAAGTACACCAAAGTGCAATTTGATCAGGATGGACTTGCTATTGGATAAGGGCTTAAAAATGTTACATTATTATACTTCCAGTGAAACTGGAGCACAATTGGTGaaattggtatttttaatacatcAAAAACAGCaatcaaagaaaaacgTGCCTTTAATTAACTTGTTACTTAATGATCTATCAATGGGACTAAAATTAGTTGACAAAAGTTTCGATGGTATTTTAGAATCACCAGTGAGCGGTACCTTTACAGCATTAGCCCTAATTACCCCCGTTCTAGactttaatgaaaaaaatattcatgACGAAGCACCAAATCCAAAAGAGTTCGTTTCACAATGCCTATCCAATATTGGTTATATTTGGGAAATCGttttagaaatattatGCCATGATTCTTTCCAAAATGATATTTCTGATAAGTATAGGGATATTCAAGATAATCAATTAATTGTCAGCTTTGCGTTTCGGTCTATTAAGGaatcttcatttttattagagaATCTAATTAAATATGCACCCTTGACTGATCAACAGCTAATTTCTGTTGgtgatttattaattgaacAATTAACCACTATTAGGCACAGCGGTGCATTTCAAGCTGTGGCTCCAACTTTTGTTGCTTGTTGTGATAAAACAATGGCACAAATACCGGAGCAAGTTAAAGTCTGGGTTTTATCAAATGTAACATCCCTAGAATCCAAATCACAAGCGATCACTAGGAGATCAGGCGGATTGCCCTTTTTGATAAGCGCTATGCTGAGTTCAGAAAAAACTGATGGAAGGCCATTGTTAAAATTTACTTTTGAAAAGTTGTTAGAAATCTCACAGGTCCCCATTGTGGAACATGAAGATCGTTTAGATTTACCCCAAGTTAACGCTTTTAATTGTATTAAAGCCTTATTTGTTGAATCTAGACTATCTGATACGTGCATAGATTTTAGCTGTCCTCTTTTGAAGCTGTGTTTGAACAATTTCAATTCACCTATTTGGGCTATGAGAAATTGTTCAATTATGTTATTTGCTGCATTGCAAAATAAGTTGTTTGGGAAACTAGGTAGAAATACCAATGCACGTCTTTTCTTTAGTAAGTACAAAAGTATTAGAGAGctattattggaaaaattagaaaattcTATTAGAAACATTGAGATTACCGGTTGTGatggtggtaataatagtgaaAGTGTGGAAAGcttatttttggttttaacCATTATTTCAAGGTTGAAAAAAACACCAGGTTATACCGGCTTGGATGATTTTAAAGATCTGATTATTAAATGTTTGGGCAATAATACTTGGAAAATCAGAGAAATGGCCGCTAGAGCCCTATGTTCTGTAGTAGTGGCAAGTGATTGCGAGGATTTggttaaatttttgtttcttaaGGAGTTGGGTGAATTTCCACTAGCTAATCAAAACAGATTGCATggtatattattagttgtcaaagaatttttaaataatgggTATAGTATTAAACcacttttgattttaaattttacgCCAAcattgttttatattaatcAATGTCCAACGACAtgtaaaattttcattgaATTAATTACAGAACTAAGTAACTTtgacaatattaatatcacGATTCCCTTTGTTTCTCAATGGTTTGTTGCACATTATAATATTCCTGATTTGAATGGTTCTCtgcaattattattaaaaagtgttatagaatatttattaaaatttgaaaCAGATAGGGAACGGTTGCAAGATGTGCTTTTATTGGGACTACATTCAACGTCTTTTGAAGTCCAATTTAGTACCTTAGATTATATCAATAATTCTAGCATGGACCGGGAGACTATTGAACATATAAAACCAAGATTATTAGAGATTTTTGAGAATAATCAAAATTGGACATATTTGAGATCTcgtgttttattttctttgcaaaaaataaaaattgcaTTAAATCCagaaattttgttttctatCTTACAAAATCAAGATGAAAGTGATGATTTGAAATGTAATGCATTACAGTCACTTGGCGGCTTTGTTAAAGATTGGGATAAAGAGTATTGGGCacttataaatatttactcGAAAGATAAAGTTGAGTTGCCATTTAGACTGGCCTGTGTTCATTCattaaagaattattatgaatCAAGTAAATCTGAATTGTGTTTGTTTTACATTAcccaatttttatttgatgatgatgaggaTATTAGGAGTTTTGCTAGTAGTATTTTAAGTAAGGTTTTGGATGTTGATTCTGATATTCCAATTGTTTTAGCTaagaaattttttgaaaaaaacaaggactgtatgtttttaattgcaAGAGATATCATTGAGAAATATTTAAAGCCATTAActtttaacattttaaaaGCTACAGACAATTTTAATGACGAATTATTTGCTGCGGAAGAAGATAATATTGTAAGAAATGTTCCAGAATTACTGAATATTATGCTTTACGCTAAGTCaaatatcattaataatgCAGAATCCAAGAAACTCCTGGATGCTAAAGCGGATCAATTAACTGAACAACTTTCTGAGACTAGGATTGATGACTCTATACTTGGATGGGGTAGCGATCCggaattatttaaaaatatcagtatcttattgattttaactTATAATTCTGATAAATTAAGATACATTgagattaaaaaattgctAGAAAAACATAATTGTGGGTATATAGTTGATTCATTAAATTTGAGTAATGTTTAG
- the TIF11 gene encoding translation initiation complex factor eIF1A (similar to Saccharomyces cerevisiae YMR260C | TIF11 | Translation Initiation Factor) has product MGKKNTKGGKKGRRGKNETEGPKRELIYKDEDQEYAQITKMLGNGRVEASCFDGVKRIAHIRGKLRKKVWMAQGDMILVALRDFQDNQCDVVHKYNLDEARTLKSQGELPENAKIYETDNFGFDSDEDVNFEFGAENDDEDEEDDELDIDDI; this is encoded by the coding sequence ATGGGTAAGAAAAACACAAAGGGTGGTAAAAAGGGTAGAAGAGGTAAGAACGAAACCGAAGGCCCAAAGCGTGAATTGATTTATAAAGATGAAGATCAGGAATATGCCCAAATTACTAAGATGTTAGGTAATGGTAGAGTGGAGGCATCATGTTTTGATGGTGTCAAAAGAATTGCTCATATTAGAGGTAaactaagaaaaaaagtttggATGGCACAGGGTGATATGATTTTGGTCGCATTAAGAGATTTCCAAGATAACCAATGTGATGTGGttcataaatataatttggATGAAGCTAGAACTTTGAAGAGTCAAGGTGAACTACCAGAGAATGCCAAGATTTACGAAACCGATAACTTTGGGTTTGATAGTGATGAAGATGTTAACTTTGAATTTGGTGCTGAGAATGacgatgaagatgaagaagatgatgaattAGATATCGATGatatttga